TTCCAAAGGGGCTGGATCTACAGCTTGATTTGAACAATGGATTTTTCTCTAGGGTGATTTGTTCCAGATCCAGTCTGTTGTTTTGTTTATAATGATGTAAATCTAGCGTACACGCAAATTTTCAAGATGTCCCGTGAGTGGATGAGGCTTTTACTCGGGTCAATGTTGGCATATACAATAACAATGCATACCAACACGGCATCACATCACTCGGTACTGATGATATTGATATTTCAATTGATTACAACCTATATACACGGCATGCATCCGGTACCTCAGCTCAGACTACCCTCACCGATGACAAAGACGGCACTTCCGCTACCAGGCCGACTGACAACGACAGCACCCTCGCGTTGCTCGGGCGTGAGGTCCATCTTGGAGTAGTACTCCTTCTCCCACGCCTCCTTGACGGCGTCGACCTTGTCCGCCGGGACCAGGTGCACACTGcacccgccccacccggctCCCGTAAGCCGGCTACCATACGAACCGGCGCTGCGGGCCGTGGCGCAGATTGTGTCGATCTCGGGGCAGCTGCACTCGTACAGATCACGGCACGAGTCCTGCGTCTCGTTGAGCTTGGCGCCCAGCAGCGCATTGTACACAGCCGTGTCGTCGGCGCTGCCGGCTGCGGGCTCCTGCTGCAGCAGGCTCATGAACTCGAGGACGCGCAGCGCCTCGGAGAAGACGTGCTCGGCGCGCTGGCGGAGCTTGAACCTCTCGGCGCGCACGGGAAAGCGCGAAGTGAAGCGGGCGTTGAGCTCGTCGACCGTGATgcccagggcggcggcgacctcGTCGCGCGTGTAGCCCTCGTCCTTGGTCAGGGTGGCGCGGGTCagggccagcagcagcgcgagCTGCTCCGGGACGGCGATGGGGACCTTTTGGCCGTCGGCCTCGCGCAGGGCAAAGTAGGTCTCGTGGAAACCGTGCAGGGAGACGCCGAGAGGGGACGAGTCGGTGGGCAGGGTGTGGCCTGGAGCGTTGAGGACGGCGTTTAGGtaggcggccgccaggctgcACTCAACCACGCGGAGGTTGTAGTGGATCGGGCCCGTGACGAACTTGTCGGCCGTGACAAAGGACTGGGCGATGACGAAGCAGAGCTCCGGGTTGGTGGTTGGGAAGGAGACGGGCTTGGCGGTCAGGGTAGGGGTGAAGGAGACGAAGAGGGCAGAACCGCGCTGGGAGAAGACGGAGGCGGATTGGTCCATCCTGGTGGGAATTAGCATGGGACAAAAGGACAAGATCATTGGGGTGGTACATACCCGCCAGAGTTGACACCAACGCCACGCTCACTGACAATAGCCAACTCGGTAAGTTCCTTCTTGTCAATGTTCTTTTCGCCGTTGGCAACCATCACAGCAAGAGCAGTGGTGCTGGTAAAGGCAGCACTGGAGCTGAGACCACCGCCGGCTGGAACGGAGCCATCCAACAAGACCTCCATCCCCGTGGGCACGAAGCCTTCGCCGTGCTTCTTGCGCAGCAGCTCCGTGGCACCCTTGAGGCCGCACTTGAAGTAATTGGTCCACTCGTGGACGGTGCTGTCGATCTCGACATCGCCCTTGACGGGGAGGTCGAGGTCCTTTGCGGCGAACTTTTCCGGCAAGACGTTTGCCAGGCGCACCTTGTACGTGTCGCTgccggccgccgccgtgggtgACACTGCGATCAGGCAGTCGGCGGTGATGGCCATGGGCAAGACCGAGTACAAGCTGTAGTCGATGTGCTCGCCGATGATGTTGACGCGACCCGGCGAGCGGGCGATGAAGGCGGGCGGGTGGCCATACAGCGACTCGAAGCGCGACACCAGGTTTTGCCAACGGGTTCTCTGGACATCGAGCGCGGCTTCGGGGTAGATGTCGGCCAGGGACCGGGCCTGGGGCACGGGGCCGGACATGTTTGGTTACAGTGGTAGTCACAGAGATATCAC
The Pyricularia oryzae 70-15 chromosome 1, whole genome shotgun sequence DNA segment above includes these coding regions:
- a CDS encoding galactokinase, whose protein sequence is MSGPVPQARSLADIYPEAALDVQRTRWQNLVSRFESLYGHPPAFIARSPGRVNIIGEHIDYSLYSVLPMAITADCLIAVSPTAAAGSDTYKVRLANVLPEKFAAKDLDLPVKGDVEIDSTVHEWTNYFKCGLKGATELLRKKHGEGFVPTGMEVLLDGSVPAGGGLSSSAAFTSTTALAVMVANGEKNIDKKELTELAIVSERGVGVNSGGMDQSASVFSQRGSALFVSFTPTLTAKPVSFPTTNPELCFVIAQSFVTADKFVTGPIHYNLRVVECSLAAAYLNAVLNAPGHTLPTDSSPLGVSLHGFHETYFALREADGQKVPIAVPEQLALLLALTRATLTKDEGYTRDEVAAALGITVDELNARFTSRFPVRAERFKLRQRAEHVFSEALRVLEFMSLLQQEPAAGSADDTAVYNALLGAKLNETQDSCRDLYECSCPEIDTICATARSAGSYGSRLTGAGWGGCSVHLVPADKVDAVKEAWEKEYYSKMDLTPEQREGAVVVSRPGSGSAVFVIGEGSLS